The following proteins are co-located in the Rhea pennata isolate bPtePen1 chromosome 2, bPtePen1.pri, whole genome shotgun sequence genome:
- the DUSP22 gene encoding dual specificity protein phosphatase 22 isoform X3, giving the protein MTVPALCLRARHFRESIKFIHECRLTGEGCLVHCLAGVSRSVTLVVAYIMTITDFGWEDALSVVRAARSCANPNMGFQRQLQEFEKHDVDQFRQWLKEEYGENSSQDLQEAKNLLSKYREQAELQQSTGGRQWNNNFSSVPSLSYNNYTTET; this is encoded by the exons ggcaaggcatttcagagagagCATCAAATTTATCCATGAATGCCGGCTTACAGGTGAAGGCTGTCTAGTTCATTG CCTTGCAGGTGTCTCCAGGAGTGTAACGTTGGTTGTTGCATACATCATGACCATCACAGACTTTGGTTGGGAAGATGCACTGTCTGTTGTTCGAGCAGCGAGATCCTGCGCCAATCCTAACATGGGCTTCCAGAGGCAGCTACAGGAGTTTGAAAAACATGATGTTGATCAG TTCAGGCAATGGTTGAAAGAAGAATATGGGGAAAATTCTTCTCAGGATCTACAAGAAGCCAAAAATCTTCTGAGCAAATACAGAGAGCAGGCAGAGTTGCAGCAAAGTACTGGAGGAAGACAGTGGAATAACAACTTCTCGTCTGTGCCATCCCTCTCGTACAACAACTACACAACAGAGACCTAA